Proteins encoded within one genomic window of Raineyella fluvialis:
- a CDS encoding electron transfer flavoprotein subunit alpha/FixB family protein — protein MRIDAWLVVAEDCAPESLLEAARRLGGVVSAVVVGTSDLARRVARTADRVEWFPTTPEIPAEAWSIAVADLLATEGARVTLAGNGPTSRTVLGAVAARLRAPLLAPVVDVSATREGVVATRLVYGGIAVEHDEAAGPACLVVEGSTPRSAETDDVLGEVHGPADVHGPVEVHRVEATPLAISCSVNAPPDRIERDLASADRVIGVGRGLGDPAFLTDVERLAEALGAQVACSRPVAEDLGWLPRDRYLGVSGRRIAPRLYLMLGISGEIQHMIGVRDAGLIVAVNSDVRAPVVSGADITVVGDLHAVVPALLRQLTTSSRKEPQPCVASS, from the coding sequence GTGAGGATCGATGCCTGGCTCGTCGTGGCCGAGGACTGCGCCCCCGAGTCACTGCTGGAAGCGGCCCGCCGACTCGGCGGCGTCGTCTCGGCCGTCGTGGTCGGGACATCGGACCTGGCCCGTCGGGTGGCCCGCACCGCCGACCGGGTCGAGTGGTTCCCCACCACACCCGAGATCCCCGCCGAGGCCTGGTCGATCGCCGTGGCCGACCTGCTCGCCACCGAGGGGGCCCGCGTCACACTGGCCGGCAACGGTCCGACCTCCCGCACCGTCCTGGGCGCCGTGGCGGCCCGCCTGCGGGCGCCCCTGCTGGCGCCGGTGGTCGACGTCAGCGCCACCCGCGAGGGTGTCGTGGCGACGCGGTTGGTGTACGGCGGGATCGCCGTCGAGCATGACGAAGCGGCGGGACCGGCCTGCCTCGTGGTGGAGGGAAGCACCCCACGGTCGGCCGAGACGGACGACGTTCTGGGCGAGGTGCACGGGCCGGCCGACGTGCACGGGCCGGTCGAGGTCCACCGCGTCGAGGCCACCCCGCTGGCGATCAGCTGTTCCGTCAACGCCCCACCCGACCGGATCGAACGGGACCTGGCCAGCGCCGACCGCGTGATCGGCGTCGGGCGCGGACTGGGCGACCCGGCCTTCCTCACCGACGTCGAACGCCTCGCCGAGGCGCTCGGAGCCCAGGTCGCCTGCAGCCGCCCGGTCGCCGAAGACCTCGGCTGGTTGCCGCGCGACCGCTACCTGGGGGTCTCCGGGCGCCGGATCGCCCCGAGGCTCTACCTGATGCTCGGGATCTCGGGGGAGATCCAGCACATGATCGGTGTCCGCGACGCCGGCCTCATCGTCGCCGTCAACAGCGACGTACGGGCCCCCGTGGTGTCCGGCGCCGACATCACCGTCGTCGGCGACCTGCACGCCGTGGTTCCCGCCCTGCTGCGGCAGCTGACGACGTCGTCCCGGAAGGAGCCGCAACCATGCGTAGCGTCGTCCTGA
- a CDS encoding electron transfer flavoprotein subunit alpha/FixB family protein — MPTALAFIELDACGRVTADAAEVLAGAARVGEPVAVVATDGDPDPLLARLAEAGATDVVLATHPLARPGTAVPAAATILAAAALATPAAVILPHTRCGREVAARVALDLSGGLLTDVVHIAGGDALTTTQSVLGGAWRVVAGVVSGPAVITLRPGSLGEVLPAARPRVVRVEIDPDPRLIEEVRLVAPTAPVASRPDLRSAPVVVAGGRGMGSVDGFALAGRLADELGGAVAASRAAVDAGYATRALQVGQSGVTVTPDLYVALGISGAMQHQAGMSGSRTVVAVDLDPTAPIFEVADFGVVGDVHTVVPALIDEIRARREALR; from the coding sequence GTGCCAACAGCATTGGCTTTCATCGAGCTCGACGCCTGCGGTCGGGTGACCGCGGACGCCGCCGAGGTCCTGGCGGGCGCCGCCCGGGTGGGAGAGCCGGTCGCCGTCGTCGCCACCGACGGCGACCCGGATCCCCTCCTGGCCCGCCTGGCAGAGGCGGGGGCCACCGACGTGGTCCTCGCCACCCACCCGCTGGCCAGGCCCGGGACCGCGGTCCCCGCCGCCGCCACGATCCTGGCGGCCGCGGCCCTCGCCACGCCCGCGGCCGTCATCCTCCCGCACACCCGGTGCGGACGTGAGGTCGCCGCCCGGGTCGCCCTGGATCTGAGCGGCGGCCTGCTCACCGATGTGGTCCACATCGCCGGCGGCGACGCTCTCACCACCACCCAGTCCGTCCTCGGCGGTGCCTGGAGGGTCGTCGCGGGCGTCGTGTCCGGTCCGGCCGTGATCACGCTGCGCCCGGGCTCGCTGGGCGAGGTACTGCCCGCTGCGCGCCCCCGCGTCGTACGGGTGGAGATCGATCCCGATCCACGTCTGATCGAGGAGGTGCGGCTGGTCGCGCCGACCGCCCCCGTCGCCTCGCGTCCGGACCTGCGCTCGGCCCCCGTGGTCGTCGCGGGCGGGCGGGGGATGGGGTCCGTCGACGGGTTCGCGCTCGCCGGGCGACTGGCGGACGAGCTGGGCGGCGCCGTCGCGGCGTCCCGGGCCGCGGTGGACGCCGGCTACGCGACCCGCGCCCTGCAGGTGGGTCAGTCCGGGGTGACCGTCACCCCGGACCTGTACGTGGCGCTGGGGATCTCCGGCGCGATGCAGCACCAGGCGGGGATGTCCGGGTCGCGGACGGTGGTGGCGGTCGATCTCGACCCGACGGCCCCCATCTTCGAGGTCGCCGACTTCGGGGTGGTCGGCGACGTGCACACTGTGGTCCCGGCCCTGATCGACGAGATCCGCGCCCGCCGGGAGGCCCTGCGATGA
- a CDS encoding electron transfer flavoprotein subunit beta/FixA family protein: MRSVVLIKQVPDSDDSRDLDPGGRMLRTGGKQVLDEIGERALELVLGHREATRSGEVVAMAMGPSGARDAVRSALAMGADRGVHLCDEQWAGADQIRTARVLAAAVRREEPDLVVAGRASSDGAGGVVPALVAHLLGWPVLSDLASVDLGEGEVTGTRLTDLGTVSLRVLLPAVITITDQLPEGRPPTLRGVLGARRKRLTTTDAADLGIGGPDPRTVVLSFERRRRRAAGVKVTDDGTAAARLATFLADRRLI, encoded by the coding sequence ATGCGTAGCGTCGTCCTGATCAAGCAGGTGCCCGACAGCGACGACTCCCGCGATCTCGATCCCGGCGGCAGGATGCTGCGCACGGGCGGTAAGCAGGTCCTCGACGAGATCGGCGAGCGCGCGCTGGAACTGGTGCTCGGTCATCGCGAGGCCACCCGCTCCGGGGAGGTCGTGGCGATGGCGATGGGTCCGAGCGGTGCCCGGGACGCCGTACGATCCGCCCTCGCAATGGGGGCCGATCGGGGTGTCCACCTCTGTGACGAGCAGTGGGCCGGCGCCGACCAGATCCGCACGGCCAGGGTGCTGGCCGCAGCGGTGCGCCGCGAGGAGCCGGACCTTGTCGTGGCGGGCCGGGCGTCGAGCGACGGGGCCGGTGGGGTGGTCCCCGCGCTGGTCGCGCACCTGTTGGGGTGGCCTGTCCTGTCCGACCTCGCGTCGGTGGACCTGGGGGAGGGGGAGGTCACCGGAACCCGGCTGACCGACCTCGGGACCGTCTCCCTGCGGGTCCTCCTGCCGGCGGTCATCACCATCACCGACCAACTGCCCGAGGGCCGCCCGCCGACGCTGCGCGGCGTGCTCGGAGCCAGACGGAAGCGACTCACCACGACCGATGCGGCGGACCTGGGCATCGGCGGCCCGGATCCGAGGACCGTCGTCCTCTCCTTCGAGCGTCGCCGCCGACGGGCCGCCGGCGTGAAGGTGACCGATGACGGCACCGCGGCCGCGCGCCTGGCGACCTTCCTGGCCGATCGTCGACTCATCTGA